The following are from one region of the Methanospirillum hungatei genome:
- a CDS encoding PAS domain-containing protein gives MHPMITKWRQDPVTGAFFIALLLALILFPYWWLADRWFRTIIFDDATRFTFTSTTFLLILAIVDCAFLVRYYQIRRKNDLAHSADLIRKGAENYRLLIEKAPFPIVITKLSDRTILEINNEAADLFSIIPYERIGKKVSERFITAMNQEKILEILSTKKQVSDFEVSFQKDNNEVVYASLSANIIDYLGEKAVFSAFVNISERVTLEKEILYREEKFSTVFHEVPNPLMILSDAGEIIEINKGCETFIGLSKDLLVNKKLEDFQFFPDIDKEFYCKAVHDSQAVETVIVLPDNRRKFVSLYIRSISIHDAPHGLLLIQDIDEIKRTQNAISQANNQLSILNSITRHDILNRVMVVISYCELLGYKVKEDPESTWIRNIVKSGEDIQALIDFTRQYQDLGINPPKWQRVEEIMKKRNIASLLSDVSVSLPDEHIEVYADPMFEKVLYNLIDNSIRHGEKVTLISLSYVNHDPDLILRYTDNGVGISTEDKKKIFKKGFGKNTGLGLFLIREILHLTGIIISEEGIPGNGVRFDMIVPAGAFRTQRGT, from the coding sequence ATGCATCCAATGATAACAAAATGGAGACAGGATCCAGTAACGGGTGCATTTTTTATCGCTCTTTTACTGGCACTTATCTTGTTTCCATATTGGTGGCTTGCTGACCGGTGGTTTAGGACTATCATATTTGATGACGCAACACGGTTTACTTTTACTTCAACTACTTTTCTTCTGATACTGGCAATAGTTGATTGTGCATTTCTTGTCAGATATTATCAGATCAGACGAAAAAATGATCTTGCTCATAGTGCTGACCTAATACGAAAAGGAGCTGAAAATTATCGGTTGCTCATTGAAAAAGCACCTTTTCCCATCGTGATTACCAAACTTTCAGACAGAACAATTTTGGAAATTAACAATGAAGCTGCAGACCTCTTCTCTATTATACCATATGAGAGGATAGGAAAAAAAGTATCAGAACGATTTATCACAGCAATGAACCAGGAAAAAATTCTTGAGATCCTTTCAACAAAAAAACAGGTCTCTGATTTTGAAGTATCGTTTCAAAAAGACAATAATGAAGTTGTATACGCATCGCTATCCGCTAATATTATTGATTATCTCGGTGAAAAGGCAGTTTTTTCCGCTTTTGTAAATATCTCTGAGCGGGTTACTCTTGAAAAGGAAATATTATACCGTGAAGAGAAGTTTTCAACAGTTTTTCACGAGGTCCCAAATCCGCTGATGATCCTCTCTGATGCCGGGGAAATTATTGAAATTAATAAAGGATGTGAAACCTTTATCGGTCTCTCAAAGGATCTTCTGGTTAACAAAAAACTTGAAGACTTTCAGTTTTTCCCGGATATTGATAAGGAATTTTACTGTAAGGCAGTTCATGACAGTCAGGCAGTAGAGACCGTGATAGTTCTTCCTGATAACCGGAGGAAATTTGTATCTCTCTATATCAGGTCAATCTCTATTCATGATGCTCCTCATGGGCTCCTTCTCATCCAGGATATCGATGAGATAAAAAGAACACAAAATGCTATCAGCCAGGCAAATAATCAACTTTCAATTCTCAACAGCATTACCAGACATGATATCTTAAACAGGGTTATGGTGGTCATCTCTTATTGTGAACTATTAGGATACAAGGTGAAAGAAGACCCTGAGTCAACCTGGATACGAAATATTGTTAAATCCGGAGAAGACATTCAGGCTTTGATTGATTTTACACGACAATACCAGGATCTGGGAATAAACCCCCCGAAATGGCAACGAGTAGAGGAGATTATGAAAAAGAGAAACATTGCCTCTCTCCTTTCTGATGTATCTGTCTCTTTGCCAGATGAACACATAGAGGTGTATGCTGACCCTATGTTTGAAAAGGTGTTATACAATCTTATTGACAATTCAATTCGTCATGGTGAAAAAGTTACCCTGATATCACTTTCATATGTCAACCATGATCCAGATCTCATTCTTCGGTATACTGATAACGGTGTTGGAATTAGTACTGAAGATAAGAAAAAAATCTTTAAGAAAGGATTTGGAAAAAATACTGGACTCGGTCTTTTTCTTATCAGGGAGATATTACATTTAACGGGCATTATTATTTCTGAAGAAGGGATTCCAGGTAATGGAGTCAGATTTGACATGATAGTTCCAGCGGGTGCATTCCGAACGCAACGTGGTACGTGA
- a CDS encoding PHP domain-containing protein, whose product MIDHSSTIDYSRPDIALLLSHGYYPLDMHLHTTHSDGITRIEDLIRYASDRQIGVAITDHNEISGSLQALSIRSDVLIIPGIELETQEGPHLLLYFYTGGDMQDFYDEFSRRRTEKTPGLPKNLPVLDCLLLAESFDCLRIAAHPFGYYGINRGVLKCVEKQMLPGVLDHIDGIEVICGGMIESLNKKAIAYAEHHKIPYTGGSDAHILSDVGNVVTGVQADSVEDFLKGVLKRKNVVMGRPGGYIAKGATAGVIAWSFVPYSLSKLGAHYSVQKRRTSHLITSCQRKFTLYSNRKKGYDCSEERREKP is encoded by the coding sequence ATGATTGATCATTCCAGCACCATTGATTATTCCAGACCTGACATTGCTTTACTTCTTTCGCATGGATATTATCCATTGGATATGCATTTGCATACTACTCATTCAGATGGAATAACACGGATTGAGGATCTGATCAGATATGCATCAGATCGGCAGATAGGGGTTGCAATAACTGATCATAATGAAATTAGTGGTTCTCTTCAGGCTTTATCAATCAGATCAGATGTTCTTATTATCCCCGGTATTGAACTTGAAACACAAGAGGGTCCCCACCTCTTGTTATATTTTTATACAGGAGGTGATATGCAGGATTTTTACGATGAATTCTCCCGGCGGCGAACAGAAAAAACACCAGGGCTTCCGAAAAATCTTCCAGTTCTGGACTGTCTGCTTCTTGCCGAATCATTTGATTGTCTCCGGATAGCAGCTCATCCATTTGGGTATTATGGGATTAATCGCGGTGTTCTCAAATGTGTTGAAAAACAGATGCTTCCAGGAGTTCTTGATCATATTGATGGTATTGAGGTTATCTGTGGAGGCATGATCGAGAGCCTGAATAAAAAGGCTATTGCATATGCAGAACATCATAAAATCCCTTATACTGGCGGTTCAGATGCACATATTTTATCAGATGTCGGAAATGTTGTAACTGGTGTTCAGGCTGATTCAGTTGAAGATTTTCTCAAAGGCGTTCTGAAACGAAAAAATGTTGTCATGGGCAGGCCAGGAGGTTATATTGCCAAAGGTGCCACCGCTGGAGTGATTGCCTGGAGTTTTGTCCCATATTCGCTTTCAAAACTGGGTGCACATTATTCTGTACAAAAAAGAAGAACCTCACATCTGATAACATCCTGTCAAAGAAAATTCACGCTGTACAGTAACCGAAAAAAAGGATATGATTGTTCAGAGGAGCGGAGAGAAAAGCCTTGA
- the cls gene encoding cardiolipin synthase, with translation MIHDLVLFLNDFILPIIFIVNILFAIMVVFIERKNPTATIAWLMALLLLPVVGFILYLFVGQSFYRERMFRVKKEDDDSLTTIIESQKKELFVNDVPGEHPISDAYKRMMFMLMESNKAPVTVRNEVSVFIDGNDKFKALVDAIRGAQDHIHLEYYILKDDEIGNEVFAALTERAQAGVTVRFLGDGLGCAGPGKKFFEPYQKAGGKLAFFFPSLMNISHPRLNYRNHRKIAVIDGKVGFIGGFNIGDDYLSRIPQWAPWRDTAVQVSGDAVLAMQMRFFLDWNYAAKDDTLEYSPRFFPDNGAPVDAWVPIQIVSGGPDTYWNPIKESYLKLITLASDSVYIQTPYFIPDESIMDALRMAALSGIDVRIMMPAKPDHMFVYWAGYSYIEQLVESGVRAYTYDTGFIHAKTIVVDEVAASVGSANWDVRSFRLNFETNTIMYDHTIAKELKEFFIHDLQVSTELTKERFEALPTKIKIKQSISRLFSPLL, from the coding sequence ATGATACATGATTTGGTTTTATTCCTGAATGATTTCATTCTCCCTATAATTTTTATCGTCAATATACTCTTTGCCATCATGGTTGTTTTTATTGAGAGGAAAAATCCCACAGCGACTATTGCCTGGCTTATGGCACTTCTTCTCCTTCCGGTTGTCGGCTTTATTCTCTACCTCTTTGTTGGTCAGAGTTTTTACCGGGAGCGAATGTTCAGAGTAAAAAAAGAGGACGATGACAGTCTTACAACCATCATTGAATCCCAAAAGAAAGAACTCTTTGTGAATGATGTACCAGGAGAGCATCCGATTTCTGATGCGTATAAACGGATGATGTTCATGCTCATGGAGAGCAATAAAGCACCAGTTACGGTGAGAAATGAAGTTAGCGTATTTATTGATGGAAATGATAAATTTAAAGCCTTGGTTGATGCCATTCGAGGAGCGCAGGATCATATTCACCTTGAATATTATATTCTCAAAGATGATGAGATTGGAAACGAAGTTTTTGCAGCTCTGACCGAACGTGCACAAGCCGGAGTAACTGTTCGATTCCTGGGTGACGGTCTTGGTTGTGCCGGGCCGGGAAAGAAATTTTTCGAACCTTACCAGAAGGCAGGAGGAAAACTTGCATTCTTCTTTCCATCACTCATGAATATATCACACCCCAGACTTAATTACCGAAACCATAGAAAAATTGCTGTTATCGATGGAAAAGTGGGATTCATTGGCGGTTTTAATATTGGAGATGATTATTTAAGCAGAATTCCCCAATGGGCACCATGGCGGGACACTGCCGTACAAGTATCGGGAGACGCCGTTCTGGCAATGCAGATGCGATTCTTTCTTGACTGGAATTATGCTGCAAAGGACGATACCCTGGAGTACTCACCACGATTTTTCCCGGATAATGGTGCCCCGGTTGATGCCTGGGTTCCCATCCAGATCGTGTCTGGAGGCCCGGATACTTATTGGAACCCGATAAAAGAATCATATCTGAAACTCATCACCCTTGCATCAGATTCGGTATACATTCAGACACCCTATTTCATTCCTGATGAAAGCATTATGGATGCCCTCCGGATGGCAGCACTATCAGGGATTGATGTTCGGATCATGATGCCGGCAAAACCTGATCACATGTTTGTTTATTGGGCAGGATATTCCTACATTGAGCAACTGGTAGAATCCGGAGTCAGAGCGTATACCTATGATACCGGATTTATCCATGCAAAAACTATTGTAGTAGATGAGGTAGCTGCTTCCGTTGGAAGTGCAAATTGGGATGTCAGAAGTTTCAGACTCAATTTTGAAACAAATACCATCATGTATGATCATACCATAGCAAAAGAACTGAAAGAATTTTTTATTCATGATCTTCAGGTCAGTACTGAACTAACAAAAGAACGGTTTGAAGCCCTGCCTACAAAAATAAAGATAAAACAATCTATTTCAAGGCTTTTCTCTCCGCTCCTCTGA
- a CDS encoding MASE1 domain-containing protein codes for MVQEQSDLCNEEIARPPTIIYLSLFFLLVCLHSLGAKYFVFSYPIVPGVSSFYLIVAFMIVCALWFGMWGVFAAYFGCVIGAGILSGLPLDVSLYWSVADLLQAFIPLIAFRYFHADPVLQTWHDLMVFMIFGVILNNLAGAIWGAFTLEIGGIISSAQLFNTMGSWFIVNIIVSGCIAPFLLYFVTPWMKTQDLYQGVKPLPSCYLKKHTFNKIRS; via the coding sequence GTGGTTCAGGAACAGTCAGATCTATGCAATGAAGAAATAGCCCGACCACCAACAATAATTTATCTATCTTTATTTTTTTTACTGGTGTGTCTTCATTCACTTGGTGCGAAATATTTCGTCTTTTCCTATCCGATTGTTCCAGGTGTTTCATCTTTTTACCTGATTGTGGCATTCATGATCGTGTGTGCATTATGGTTTGGAATGTGGGGAGTATTTGCTGCGTATTTTGGATGTGTTATTGGAGCGGGGATTCTGAGCGGGCTCCCTTTAGATGTTTCTCTCTACTGGTCAGTAGCAGATCTTTTGCAGGCTTTCATTCCCTTGATTGCATTTCGGTATTTTCATGCAGACCCAGTTCTTCAAACCTGGCATGATCTGATGGTATTCATGATATTTGGAGTGATTCTCAATAATCTCGCTGGTGCTATCTGGGGAGCATTTACGCTTGAAATCGGAGGAATAATCTCATCCGCCCAGCTTTTCAATACTATGGGAAGCTGGTTTATTGTAAATATCATAGTGAGCGGATGTATTGCGCCATTTCTATTATATTTTGTAACTCCTTGGATGAAAACACAGGATTTATACCAAGGGGTTAAGCCCCTACCGAGTTGTTACTTAAAAAAACATACCTTTAATAAAATACGTTCGTGA